ACATCTTGTTGTAATTGATTAGTTATTATTGAGTTGTGCATTTATCCCTATCAATTTTATGAAAAATGTAAAAATAAGTACTCGACTAAATAGTTTGTTATTCGCTGAGTCTACCAATACACAACAAGCTATTGTATTGCTGTGTTTCAGGGTGTTATTGAGCCTCGAACTGATTGTGGTTCATGGTTTGAAAAAGCTGGGTATTCCCAACGGCGTTGCCGAGGTTATTCCAAATCCCTATAATATGCCCCTTTGGATTAACGAGAATATCGCCTTAGCAGCCAATTTGATTTGCCCTATTTTGGTGATATTGGGGCTATTTACTCGCTTGGCAACACTACCTATTTTGGCCGTAACACTTTCTGGATACTTTATTGTACATGGTCACGACAGCTTATTGGTCAGAGACATTCCTTTTATGTATAGCCTTTGTTTTTTGTTTCTAACCTTCACTGGTGCAGGAAAATACAGTTTAGATACTATCATCGCCAAAAATACAATTAATCATGACTAAGGTTTTATGGATTCTTTTGGTAGTCTTAGCAGGGGCTTTACTACCCATTCAAGCGGGCTTGAATACTAAAATGGGCAAAGTTATCGAAAGTCCTGTTTGGGCTTCTCTTATATCATTTGCTGTGGGTACGCTAGCCATGCTAACCTACGCTGGAATTACTAAACAAGGCTTTAATCTTGCCGAGTTTCGAAATATCCCAGCCCATACTTGGGTAGCAGGTGTGTTAGGAGCTTTTTATGTAACCACTATCGTATTGGCTTTTCCTCGACTAGGGCCTGCTCTTACGTTTGGTCTTGTAGTGGCGGGCCAACTATTTATTTCGCTTGTACTCGACCATTTCAATATTCTCGTACAGGTACAACATAGCATCAATATCTACCGAGTCGTAGGTGTGTTACTCATCATTGCGGGCGTAGTGATTATTCGCTCGTTTTAAAGGTATTGAGTGAGTTAGTGATTGAGTGGATTAGTGATTTGTTAAAACGATTTTTTATCGGAAAAATCAAATTTTATTGTAATAGATTGATTTTTAGTTATTTAATTCGGTTTATCACTCAATCACCTAGTCACTCAATCATTTAGTAGAATCAATTTTAATCAACCATAATTTATTATTTACAATTAAACCTTTAATAACATGAGCAAGATTACAGTAAAAGACGGAACAGAAATTTATTACAAAGATTGGGGAACAGGACAACCTCTCTTTTTTCACCACGGGTGGCCACTATCGAGCGATGACTGGGATGCACAAATGATGTTTTTTGTGAATCAAGGTTTTAGAGTAATTGCTCATGATCGTCGTGGACATGGCAGGTCAACACAAACAGCCAATGGCCACGATATGGATACTTATGCAGCCGATGTAGCCGAACTCACTGAAGTCCTCGACTTACGTGATGCCGTACACATTGGGCATTCTACTGGTGGTGGCGAGGTGATTCGTTATGTGGCGAAACACGGTCAAGGAAGAGTAGCAAAAGCGATTTTGATTAGTGCCGTAACACCTATTATGGTTCAAACAGAGAGTAATCCAGAAGGTATTCCGATGTCGGTATTTGAAGAAATTCGTGAAGGAACAGCTACCAAACGCCCACAATATTTTCAGGATTTTACGATTCCATTTTTTGGGTATAACCGTGAAGGTGCTGTTATTTCGCAGGGGGTTCGTGATAACTGGTGGAGGCAAGGAATGATGGGTGGTATTGTTGCACATTATAACTGTGTGAAGGTATTTTCTGAAACAGATTTTACCGAAGACCTCAAAGCTGTGGATATTCCAGTACTTGTACTGCATGGCGAAGATGACCAAATTGTTCCCTTTGAACTTACCGCAGTAAAAGCTGTGAAGCTTTTGAAAAACGGTACGCTTATTTCTTACCCAGGTTTTCCTCACGGAATGCCAACGACAGAAGCAGCCACCATCAATGCCGATATTTTAGCATTTGTTAAATCATAAACAAAGATAACTGCTTTGGGGAATGGGCACTATTTCTATTCCCCAAGGTACTTATCTATTTTTTGTAAAAAAAGACTCATTTCTAACACATCCCACAAAACAAATCAGACCATGAATAAAGGAGCAGAAATAGGAATCACCGAAACATATAGAGCAAATGTTGCCCTAGAACTTTCCAAAATTTTAGCCGACGAATTTGTACTTTATACCAAAACCAGAAATGCCCACTGGAATGTAGAAGGAGCAGATTTTTATGCGATTCATAAGTTTTTTGAAAACCAATACGAGCAATTAGACGAAGCGATGGATGATGTTGCCGAAAGAATCCGTGCGATCGGGCATTATGCACCTGCAACCCTAAAAATCTACTTGCAACTTACGCATCTCAGTGAAGAGTCTCGTGAGGACAACGACAGTACGGGCTATATCAAAGAGCTTTTGGCCGACCATCAAACAGTGATAATTCATCTGCGAGAAAATATCAACAAGTTTGCTACTGAATACCACGATTTAGGAACAAGCGATTTTATTACAGGCTTGATGGAAACTCACGAAAAAATGGCTTGGATGTTAAGAGCCCATTTAAAATAAATGTGATGAAAGAGCCAAAACCCTATATTGGTTTATTAACCTTTCTATTGGCAAGTGTGGCAGGATGTTGCGACACAGTAACGTTTGTGTCGGGAAAGTCCATTTTTTCGGCACACGTTACAGGTAATTTTATTGTTTTTGCAGCACAAGCAATTGCCAATAACCATACTTCTTCGTGGCTTCAGCTTACTACTTTTCCTGTATTTGTAATCGCTGTGATGGTAGGTGGTTGGCTAAGTGGTCAATTCCTTAATCGGTATGTATTGTTGCTTGTCGAGAGTGTATTACTGCTACTGGCTGCTTTGGCTACGTGTATTGTACCAACGTGGTATAATCTAAACAATGGTCATGGTATTTATCTTATTGTAATGATGGTGGTATTTGCTTTGGGATTACAAAATGCTTTTGGTAAATTGTATAGCCAAGACACGCATGGCCCAACAACCATGATGACAGGAAATGTAACACAGTTGGCCCTAGATTTTGGTAATCTATTTCGCAGCAGATTTACCACTTGGCCAAGCTTAAAAGAAAGTATTCAAAAACAATTATTTACCATTGGAGGTTTTTTGTTTGGATGCCTTCTTGGAGCTCTTTTAGCCAACCTTATGGCCTTAAAAGCCCTTTTTCTACCCAGTTTAGCTTTATTGATATGTAGTGCTTTTTTACTCCGTACCACCAAAAACAATATGTAAGAAATATGGAAAAAAATGTACCCTTGCTAAATAGGCAAACTTCGTTGGTAGCTTTTGTATGCTATGTTGTATTGTGTATTTGTAGTCCACAAAATAGTTTTGGTAAAGAGAAAAAACAAATTCAGACTATTCGAGAAGGGCTAAAGAATTTACCAGAGAATAGTCCTCAGAGAGTTGATTTTTTGATTGAATATGGACGTTACTGTTTAGAGAAAACAGGCGAGCTCAAAGTGGATTTAGACAGTGCCTTTGTTTTTCAGCAACAAGCTTTGGCATTGGCTAAGCAGCTTTCGTACATCAGTGGTATTGCCGATGCCATGATTCTTGAAGGAAGAATCTATCATGAAATGCAGCTTCGTAATAAAGCTATTATTCAGCTTAAACGGGCATTTCTTTATGCTAAAAAACACAAGTTATATGCCCAGCAAGGTGACTTTTTTACCAATTTTACCCAGTTTCACAACAACGAACTCACAGGAATAGACACTAAAATTGGCTATTATATCAAAGCTATTCAATTATATCATAAAGCTAATGCCCAAGAAGACGAAGCTACTTCTCGGAAAATGCTGGGCGACTATTACAGTATTTTGGGTAAATCAAACGAAGCCATTGAACAGCTAGATTTGGCCTTGAAAATTTATCAAGACATTCATTTCAAAGATTTGCAAGGCGTATATAATATAATGTCGGGCGTGTACTCGCAGATGGGTAATTACGAACTGGCTATAAAATATGGTCTGTTGGCTGTAAAAACAGCCGAATCGCTCGGCGATGAAAGCTTGCAGCTGAGTTCTATTTATAACAAATTAGGGATCAGTTATCTTTATTTAGGTCAATATCAAAGAGCTTTGGAAAGCTGGCAAAAAGCAGCAACGATTGCCGAAAAATACCAAGATGCCGATTATCTCAGAATTATTTATGACAATATTGTTAATGCTTATTCAGGATTAAAAAAATTCAAGCTTGCCCTAAATCAACTCGTATATATTGAGAAAAATTATCCGCCCAATGATTATCATACTCGACTTATGCTTCAGTACCGCTACACAATGCTATACTTAGACTTGAAGCAGCATGATAAGGCAAAGCCACATTTTGCAAAGCTATTGGAATTGAACAAGGATACATCTAAAGATATTATGAACCAAATGTATATTAATCATGCAGCGATTCGGTATTATATAGAAACCAAGCAGTCGGATAAAGCATATTCTTTTTTGATTGACCAAGATAAAATTTCTCGTAGTGTTTCCAATAAAAAAATGCTTTATGAAAACTATTTGACATGGTTTAAGGCCGACTCTGCCATAGGCAACCTTTCTGAAGCAATCAAGCATTACAAATTATACAAGGTATATTCCGATTCGGTAATGAATGCCCAAAAAGCCAAACAGATTTCTAACTTACAAATTCAATTCGATACAGAACAGAAAGACAAGAATATCCTATTTTTAACCCAAAAAAATGAACTACAAAACGCTACTATTCGCAACGATAGAATCATAAAGACTATCTCGATAAGCGGTACAATTGTATTGATATTACTGTTGTTGTTAGGTTATAACCGTTATCAACTCAAACAAAAAAACAATCTGCAATTAGAGCAAAAACAGAAGGAAATCAACCAACAAAACGACTTACTCAAGCGGTTGCTGAACGAAAAAGAATGGCTTATCCGAGAAATACATCATCGAGTAAAGAATAATTTGCAGATAGTGATTAGCCTATTGAATACGCAGTCGGCACATTTACAAAATTTGGATGCCCTCGAAGCCATTCAGAATAGTCAGCATCGAATGCACGCTATATCATTGATACATCAAAAACTGTATCAAACCGAAAATCTGGCAACAATAGATATGGAGTGGTATATTTGGGAATTGGTTTCGTACACCAAAGAGAGTTTTATGCTCGACAAAAAGCTAAGTTTTGATTTAGTAACCGAGCCAATAACGCTCGATGTTGGTCAAGCAGTACCCATTGGTCTTATTCTAAACGAAGCCATTAGCAATGCTGTCAAATATGCTTTTCCAACCAAAGAAGGTCAGATAAAAATTATTTTGAAAGCCGTTTCTGAAAAATGTTGCAAGCTCTCTATCTCCGACAATGGGGTTGGTTTACCAGAAGGTTTTGATATTACAGAAAGCGATTCATTGGGTATGAGTTTGATGCGAGGACTAAGCGAACAAATAGAAGGAATTTTTGATATTCAAAACCAACAAGGCTTGACCATTACCGTTATTTTTCCAATCAAAACCGAATTGGAACACTCTATTGTACATAGTTAAGTTAGTGCTGTACGCAATGTCGTTCAAATAAAATTGATGTAGGGGCAACCCTTGCGGTTGCCCCATTCAAAATAGCATAGTAGGGCTTTGTTATGTTCAGAATGGCAATCGTAAGGTTTTGTTGTGTTCAGGCAACCGCAAGGGTTGCCTCTACAAAAATGTTAATTGTAAGAGTTCCTTGTTATAAAATAGGATTCAAGACATATTCTATAAATTCTAAATTAGTAGTGTACGCAAGTTTTAATTGTCTATAAATATAAAATTGATGTAGTGGCAACCCTTGCGGTTGCCCCATTCAAAATAGTATGGCAGGGCTTTGTTATGTTCAGAATGGCAATAGTAGAGTTTTGTTTTGTAGAGGCAACCGCAAGGGTTGCCCATTCATCAAAAATGCTAACTAGGAGAACTCTTTTGAACAAAATAAAATCCTTCATACAGCACTAATAGTTAATGATAAAAAAAGATAAAATACTGATTGTTGAAGACGAGTTTATTGTGGCTTATGATTTAAAAATAATGCTCACAAAAGCAGGCTATTTGGTAGCAGGAATTGCCACTTCGGTAGAACGTGCCAGACAGCTCATAGAACAAAAAAAACCTGACTGGGTATTATTGGATATTATCTTGAAAGGTGATGAAACTGGCATTGATTTGGCCCGTGAGCTTTTACAAAAAAGAATTCCCTTTTTATTTATTTCGGCCAATACCGACCAAACTACCCTAGAGGCTGCCAAAGCAACACAACCTTATGGTTTTTTGGTAAAGCCCTTTCGAGAACGAGACTTATTTGTGATGCTTGATATAGCCCGATACCGCTATGGCGTTGAAATGGGTACTATCTATGACACCCCTAGCGAAAATCAAAAAACTGTTGTTGAGATAGAAGGGATTATTGGTAATAGTAAGGTTTTGTTGGACTCTTTAGAGAAAATTAAAATTGTAGCACCGACCAATACATCAGTTATTATCTTGGGCGAAAGTGGTACAGGCAAAGAACGAGTAGCACAGGCTATTCACCAACAATCTGCTCGTAAAAATCAGTCATTAGTAACAATTAATTGTGCTGCCTTACCTTTTAATCTCATAGAATCAGAACTTTTTGGTCATGAAAAAGGAGCTTTTACTGGGGCTAATCAAAAACGTATAGGGAAATTTGAACAAGCTCATGGAGGAACTATTTTTTTGGACGAAATAGGAGAATTACCCTTAGATGCCCAAGTAAAATTGCTACGAGTATTACAAGAAAAAGAAATAGAACGAATCGGAAGTGACGCAACTATCAAAGTGGACGTTCGTATTATTGCAGCTACCAATCGAAACCTTGAACAAGAGGTATCGGAAGGGCGTTTTCGTTTGGATTTATACTATCGTTTAAATGTATTTCCGATAGCGTTACCTGCTCTTCGTGAACGCAAAGAAGATATTCCATTATTGACGCACTATTTCCTAAAAAAAATCAATGCTTGTACAGGACGAAAAATCACTCGAATTAGTGATTCGGCCATGCAAAAGCTTCAAGCTTACGATTGGCCTGGTAATATTCGCGAACTCGAACACCTGATTGAACGGAGTGTGCTATTGGCACAAAATCAGGAAATTGTAGATATTCACTTACCTAATACACCCAAGTTTCAAGCTAAAAGACTGCCTGCCGAGGAGGTAATTGATACGATGGATGATATGGAGCGAGAACATATTTTAAAAGCACTAAGGAACTGTCAGGGAAAAGTGTCGGGTATAGGAGGGGCTGCCGAAGCATTGGGAATGTCGCCCCAAACATTGTATGCAAGAATCAAAAAATTAGGTATCAAAATGGGCTATACCTAACAAAATTACAAAGGTATTTGGAATTAATATTTTATTTAAGTAAGTGTACTTTTCAATACTGTGTTATTTATGGAGTATCGAGAAAATGTTCTTTCTTAATACCCAATTTTTTCATTTTTGAAATCAGCGTAGTAGCAGGTAAATCAAGCCTAATGGCTGCACCATTGGCCCCAAAAATTCTGCCATTACACCATTGAAGTACTTGCACGATATGCTCACGCTCTATAGTAGCTAATGTTTTTATTTCAAATGCTCTGTTTTGAGGTATAGTAGGCAAGTCTACTTTATTGATAATGGGGCTATTGCTTAGTAAAACACTACGTTCTATTAGGTGTTCTAGTTCACGGATATTACCAAGCCAAGGGTGTACCAAAAGTTCTTCTAGGGCTTTAGCAGAAATACCCGTAATATTTTTATGACTTATTTGAGCGTATTTTTCTATAAAATAATTGACCAATAACGGAATATCTTCTTTGCGTTTACGCAGAGGAGGTATCATAATCGGAAAAATATTTAAGCGATAATACAAATCTGCACGGAATCGCCCTGCTCCAATTTCTTCTTCTAGGTGGCGGCTTGTGGCTGCAATAATACGAACATCCAGTTTGATGGTTTGCCGTCCACCAATCCGTTCCATTTCTTTTTCCTGTAAAACTCGCAAAAGTTTTAGCTGTAATTCAAGTGGTAACTCGCCGATTTCATCCAAAAATAGCGTACTATTTTGGGCTAATTCAAACTTCCCGATTCTTTGGTCGGTAGCTCCTGTAAAACTCCCTTTTTCATGGCCAAACAGTTCGCTTTCAAGCAAGTGAGCTGGGATAGCCGCACAATTAAGCTTTACCATGTTTCTACTTTTTCGAGGTGAAGCTTCATGAATGGCCTTGGCTATCAGCTCTTTACCTGTACCTGTTTCGCCCAAAAGTAATACCGTCGAAACTGAACTAGCCACTTGGGTTACCAATTGCAAAACCTCTTGGAGAGCCAATGATTTTCCAATAATATGGTTCGCCATAGGGGTAGCTATAGGTTTGGGAGCAGGGGCTATCGTTGGCGTTTTTATTTCGCCCTGAAGTTCCTGAACCTGTTTTTGGGCAAGAAGTTTTTGAATTCCCAAGCCTACCAAACGAGCTACTCCCGATAGTATGTCAATAAGATATGCTGAAAATTGGCCTTGTTGTTGCGAATGAACAAACACCACCCCGTTTGTCTTGCGTCCATCATAAAGCGGAATTGCCAAGGTTTCGATAAGCCCCAGCCGTAGCCATTGTTGAGCGTACCAAGGTGTTTGCTCTTTTTTTACCAAGAGTTTTGTATTGAAAACCTCAACTTGTTGAGAGAAAAAAACAGAGTCTTGCGATGCTATTATGACTGTTGGGTTATCAGAACTGTTGGAGGTAGTATTACTCAGCAAAATACGATAAGTATTTCTTTCTTGATTGAGCAAGCATAAAGTATAAAAAGCATCTTCACACAATTGAGGCAGTAGTTTTTGGAGAATGCTATCAATTTCATCCAGATGCTCGGCTAGTACCATTCTATTACCGAGAGAAAGCAATATCAGTGATACTTTTTGGCTACTGTCATGATAGTTCAGAGGAGGAGATTGGGGCTTTTTGGGCATTTTGAAGAGCTAAAAACGTTATTTTATGGTCAAAAATAATGAATACAGCCAATAAAATAGGAGGGTAGAGCTGTTTAATTTAAGCCCAACACCCTATTCCAATAAGGTATAGAAAGAGAAAGCTGACTTTTTTAGCCAGAAAATGTTGATATTTACCAATTTGGTATGTCAATTGTTCTTATGAAGCTTTTAGCATCGAAATACTCTTTTTGAAGTAAGTAGGCGTTGTGCCTTCGTATTTTTTGAAAATAGTACAGAAATAATTGACATTCTGAAAACCTACCCTAAAGCTAGCATCAGTAATACTCATCATAGGGTCGGCAAGGATTTTTTTAGCCAATTTTACCCTTTCTTGAATAATATATTCTACAGGACTTAGCCCAAACTCACGCTTGAAACTCCTGAAGAAATGAGCTTTACTCATACAGGCCATATCGCTAAGTTTTTCAATGGTCAGGTTTTCGGCAAGGTTTTCTTTGATATACCTAACCACATGAGCAAAGCGGTTGGTATTGATATACTGCATATAGTTATCAAAAATCAAAACACGAGCCTGAGTTTGCATCAAACGTAGTAATAACTCTTGCAGAGCAAAATTGGCAAAAATATCTTTTGAAACATTATTTTCTTTCGATACATATACCAGCCTATCAATAGTATTGGCCATTTCAAGGCTATTTTTGATATGAAACTTATTCAAATCTATATTCCAAGATTCGTGGGTTTCTACTTTTGCATATTTTTCATTAAGCAAATCTATGGTTTCCTTGATTTTCTCTTTGTCGATAGCCAAGGCAATACATTGTGTAGGCGACTGCAAACTAGCCTCAGGAAAATCAATAATCATTTCTTCATGGGAAGGTACTACTACCGATTCGCCAGGGAGGTATTCAAAAGGCTTATTGCCAAACAAGTTCATTACTTTTTTGCCTCGTAGCATAGCTGTAAATACAAGGTTATCGAACTTGAGGCTTACACGTTCGCTTTTTTGATGGGTTTCAAATATGTTAAGCTCACAGTGATTCAAACTAAAGGTAGAGCGATGCTCTACCAAGGTTTGAAGCTGACGCATATTGGTCAGTGCTTGTGTTTGGGGGGCATATTTTTTATCCATAAATGCTTTGGGGAATAGCGTTTTTACTTTTGCTATTGCAATTTAATAAATATAAGCAAAACAAGATTAAATATGAGATTTTTTTGTAGAAACATGATAGAATAGTGAAGATATATTAGCGATAAAAGGATGAACTTTGAATTACAAATCAAATATTTATCCTTTAACTCATATTAACATGGAAACCGTTGTAGAAACCAGTAATTTAGTCGCTCGTCCTCAGTTCAAAGAAAGATATGAAAACTTTATTGGTGGGGAATGGGTATCGCCTATTAAAGGGGAATATTTTCAGAATATTTCACCTGTAGACGGCAATGCTTTTACAGAAGTAGCACGCTCAACCAAAGAAGATGTTGAATTGGCGTTGGATGCTGCTCATAAAGCTTTTGAAACGTGGTCGCGCAGTTCGGCTACTTATAGAAGTAATATATTATTGAAAATTGCCGACGTTATGGAGGCTAATTTAGCATATTTGGCAGCAGTAGAAACCGTAGATAACGGCAAGCCTGTTCGTGAAACTATGGCGGCAGATATTCCTTTGGCTATCGACCATTTCAGGTATTTTGCAGGTTGCTTGCGTGCCGATGAAGGTAGTATTTCTGAATTAGACTCAGATACGCTTTCTATCCAAATTCATGAGCCTATTGGGGTGGTTGCTCAAATCATTCCTTGGAACTTCCCTTTATTGATGGCCGCCTGGAAACTCTGCCCAGCATTGGCAGCAGGATGTACAGTAGTAATGAAACCTGCCGAGCAAACGCCAGTAGGTATCTTGGTACTAATGGAACTCCTCAAAGATGTGCTTCCTGCGGGGGTTGTTAATATTATTACTGGATTTGGCCCAGAAGCAGGCAAGCCATTGGCTCAGTCGCCACGGGTATCGAAAGTAGCCTTTACAGGTGAAACTTCTACGGGGCGTTTGATTTTACAATATGCTTCCGAAAATATTGTTCCTGTAACGATGGAATTGGGCGGTAAATCTGCTAATATTTTCTTCCCAAGTATTATGGATGCCGACGACGAGTTCTTCGATAAGTGCTTGGAAGGTGCTAGTATGTTTGCCTTAAATCAGGGCGAAGTGTGTACTTGCCCTTCAAGAATCTTGGTACACGAAAGTATCTACGAGAAGTTTATTGAAAGGGTGATTGAACGTGTTGAAAAAATTCAAATGGGGCATCCTCTCGACAAATCTACAATGATGGGAGCTCAGGCATCAAAAGAGCAATTCCAGAAAATTTTAGGATATATCGAAGTTGGACAAGACGAAGGCGCTGAATTGCTTACGGGTGGTACTGCCCAATATGTAGATGGCTTGCCTGATGGCTATTATATCAAGCCAACGTTGTTTAAGGGACATAACAAAATGCGTATTTTCCAGGAAGAAATTTTTGGCCCTGTAGCATCTGTTGCCACCTTCAAAACTACCGAAGAGGCCATAGCTATTGCCAATGATAGTCTTTATGGCTTGGGTGCTGGTGTATGGACACGCGACGCTCATGAGCTATTTACTGTACCTCGTGAATTGCAAGCAGGTAGGGTTTGGGTAAACTGCTATCATGCTTATCCTGCTCATGCTTCGTTTGGTGGATACAAAAAATCTGGTTTTGGCCGTGAAACCCACAAAATGTCGTTGAATCAATATCGACAAACTAAAAATATCTTGTTGTCAAATAACAAAAACAAGCTTGGGTTCTTCTAAGCAATGGTTTGGAAATCACCTAATCAATGAATAGCTAACTTACTAATTGGTATGAATTTACCAATTAGTAAGTTGATTTTGAGTTAAGTACAGTACAAAAGGGGTAATAGATTTTTAAAAACCAGCGTTTGTGAATGTGTTGCTATCAACTTCAACTAAAAATATCATGGAAGAAAGAATCAAAAGGGTATTGGTTACACAATCTGCCAAAGATGTGATTAAGCATCTGAAAAACAAACACGGAGGGTTGTTGTTTCATGTAAGTGGGGGCTGTTGCGACGGTTCACAACCAATGTGCTTTGAAATAGACGACTTTAAGCTCGGTAGTGTCGACCTCAAAGTGGGCGAAGCAGCAGGTTGTGGTATTTATATGAGTGCCGATCAATTTGAGTATTGGAAGTATGCTCAATTAACTTTAGATATTTTGCCAGGAAGAGGCTCTGGATTTTCGTTGGAAATTCCCCTAGGTTTGCGATTTACCCTAAAGTCGAGGGTGCTTACTATGGAAGAGCTAGCACATATCGAGCAACCTCAAGAAGTCCTAAATGTATAAATGCAACTTAGTAGTAAGTAGGCCGTAGCTCTTCTATTAAGTTGCATTTATGGCATTTTAGCCAAAATCAAATATTTATACAAACTAATTTTGGCCTTGTTTTTTGTGATTAACTGAAAGTTGATTTTCAACTTCAGAAAGTTAGTGCTTTCATTTATAGCGATATAACTGCTTTGACCAATGTAGTGTCAGTCAGAAGGTTGGTAAATACCGAGGCTACTTCATCAAAGGCTACATGGTGAGTAATCCATGTATTTACGTCGATTTGTTTATTTTCTAAAGCCTTAATAATATAGGTAAAGTCACTGGCCTTGCTATTGCGGCTAGCAAAAATACTTAATTCTCTTTTATGAAAATTAGGGTCGAAAAAAGTAAAGTCTCCTTGATACAAACCTACAAAAACCAAGCGTCCACCTGCAGCTGGATAATTAAAGGCATTGTGCATAGATTGCTTATTACCTGTGGCATCCAACACTACCGTTGGTAAATTTCCACCAAAAGCCGCTTTAATATTTTCTTCGGCCTGCTCGTTGGCCAATATTGCAAAATCTGCTTTCTGATGTTGAATACAAAAATCTAACCGATGGGTATTGATATCTAGTACCGCAACTTTGGCTTTTTTGAGCTTGGCAAATTCCATGACCGAAAGCCCAATTGGCCCAGCCCCAATAACCAAAACCGTATCTTTATCGGTCACAGAAGCTCGTTCTACAGCATGAGCTCCAATGCCAAGGGTTTCTACCAAGGCCAACTCTTCATAATTAAGAATTGCCGAAACGTGTAATTTATGAGCTGGTATTTTGATATATTCAGTCATACCGCCGTTGGTATGTACACCCAATACTTGGATATTTTCACAGCAGTTGGTCAAATCTCGTTGACAAGCCCAGCATTTACCACAATTCAAATACGGCTCTACGGCACATTTATCTCCAACCTTTATATTGTCGACTTCCGAACCTATTTTTACTACCTCTATACCCAACTCATGTCCTAAAATACGAGGATAGCTAAAGAAGGGTTGTTTTCCCTGAAAAGCGTGATAATCAGTTCCACAGATACCTATTTTATGAATTTTGACCAATGCTTCGTTGGGCGAAATTTCTATCGTATTATCCAGTTGTAGATATTGAAATTCGTGTGGTGTGGTTAATGAAAGAGCTTTCATGCGTTACAAATTGAATGTTAAGATTACGAGTGTTTAGTATATAAAGTAGAAAATATCAATAAATACCCTAATAAGGCTGTTTGTTTTCGTAGAAATAAGCTTTTGATAGTACAAAGAAAATGCTTACAAAGACTAACTAAATACTAGACTATAAAATATCAAAGCCTTTTGATCAGTTAAGGTTGGTCAAAAGGCTTTGCAAAGTATCTATAATGTATGATTGTATTGATTATGACTTTCTTAACTAAGAGTTTTCCTATTTGCAAGCAGATTTATTGGCTAGCTGCTAATAGGAAAATGATAGAAAGTTGAAGTATGATTGCTTAAAATACATTGCTGTCAAGCTACAACTGATAAGGCCAATACAATGCTT
The DNA window shown above is from Flectobacillus major DSM 103 and carries:
- a CDS encoding zinc-binding alcohol dehydrogenase family protein, translating into MKALSLTTPHEFQYLQLDNTIEISPNEALVKIHKIGICGTDYHAFQGKQPFFSYPRILGHELGIEVVKIGSEVDNIKVGDKCAVEPYLNCGKCWACQRDLTNCCENIQVLGVHTNGGMTEYIKIPAHKLHVSAILNYEELALVETLGIGAHAVERASVTDKDTVLVIGAGPIGLSVMEFAKLKKAKVAVLDINTHRLDFCIQHQKADFAILANEQAEENIKAAFGGNLPTVVLDATGNKQSMHNAFNYPAAGGRLVFVGLYQGDFTFFDPNFHKRELSIFASRNSKASDFTYIIKALENKQIDVNTWITHHVAFDEVASVFTNLLTDTTLVKAVISL